The genome window AACATGAGTTGAGGAGAGATTATGAATAGTTCTTAggtattatattaaaaatatatatatatgattagaATCTATAAcgagattattcaaaaaattatatagcATACAAAATTCAATGAGTTTAAGTCTTTCTATGCACATGAAATGAACCTTCTCCCTTTTATCTGCAAATTTTTCGTGCATTGGGAAATTCAAACAAattcatacatatacatacatacatacatgtgtgtatatatatatatatatatatataagagttaATCATCATAGAACATATGTTAAGTAGTGCTTTAGTTTTGTAAGAAAAAGTGGCTTTGAAGTtgataaacaaatgaaagagaTGAATACGAACAAGGAAGAAGACAAAACAGCTAAACCCCCATTTTTAATATTACAAGAGAGACAAGATCATATAATTGCAGGTCTTGAAGTTTGTAAACAAAGagatttacaaaaatttaaataaacttcaTCATCTTCTTAATTTACTCCCCCACCCCCCTCTTGtttgcttatttcttttttttttaagttttttttttctttttgttgaatATATCAGATACATGCACAGGGTAAGTACTGCGAATGAAAAGCTTGCTCTATGATAAAAATGGGGGATTTTCAGATTCCAAATGATGATTacaaaataagggttttttttttcttcaaaatttcacTTTCCCCATATACAAAATGTtgggatttttctttttctttttattaagaTTTTGGGTGAAGGAAAAATTGCGTACCTGCAGACATGAAAGCAGCATTGAGAGGAGATGGATATGCAAAAGGAAGTAGAGTTTCAGTAGCTGAAGCTGTAGCAGTATTAGCAGTCGCCATTGTTAAAGCTTGATTTGGCTGTTGTAATGGAGTCTCTCTAGATGAACATTCTCCAAGTGAGTAATGTCCGTGATCTGGTCCTTGATCATATAGTATACCTTTAAAAACATGGCCTCCTATCATCACAGCCGTCCGATAAGCATACTGATCACCCCCTGCAGTGGTATCTTCCATTGAACTCACTCGAACACACCGGAATGTCGCCGGTGATGTAACTTCAGCCGGAAAATCCCCTCCTTCTAACcctagaaaaatgaaaaatagaaccACTTAAAAAAACCAAGCAAAATCAAACTTCACAAAGCTGTTCCTTGTCAGAATCCCATtctcaaaatagaaaagaaaaatctgcTAGGGTTgcaatgaatatatatatatacctgaAGAAGGATTTTCCCTAAGCCTTTTAGGGTTATGTTGCAGAGGCTGCTGTTGGTGCTGATGATGGTGACGGTGACGCCTTCTATAAGCAGGAACCCAAGTACTTTTAATATGAGTTTGGCATTCAAATCCTTTGCTTCTACAACAAGTCCTACACCTCATATAATTACAGTCTTTTTTAGCTTGGTTACCACAATCTTGACACCTTGTACCGCCGCCTGTTCCACCACCATACCCCCTACTAGACATCATCATCACTCCTTCATTCATCAgtcaacaaacaaaaaaaaacccccaTTTTCATACAAATCTCTTGTGTTCTTTTACATATACatatgtctatatatatatatatatctatatgtatatttgtgTATGAATGGTACACTGAGAGACAAAGAAGAAAGGGGTTTAAGTAGGTAGGTGGTTG of Gossypium raimondii isolate GPD5lz chromosome 3, ASM2569854v1, whole genome shotgun sequence contains these proteins:
- the LOC105795341 gene encoding protein SHI RELATED SEQUENCE 3, whose amino-acid sequence is MNEGVMMMSSRGYGGGTGGGTRCQDCGNQAKKDCNYMRCRTCCRSKGFECQTHIKSTWVPAYRRRHRHHHQHQQQPLQHNPKRLRENPSSGLEGGDFPAEVTSPATFRCVRVSSMEDTTAGGDQYAYRTAVMIGGHVFKGILYDQGPDHGHYSLGECSSRETPLQQPNQALTMATANTATASATETLLPFAYPSPLNAAFMSAGTQFFLHPKS